ATGGCGCAGCGCTTCCTCGTCGACGAACGCCGCGCCGATGCGCTGGTAGTCTATGAGGCACCCGACGCCGAGTAATTCCCGGCGGGATTGATTGAGAGAAGGGCGCGTCGGCGAAGGTCGGCGCGCCCTTTCTCATTATCGTCACCCCGGACCTGATCCGGGGTCGGGCTTCATTTCAGTCGCACAAAAGAATAGCCTTGGCCCGGGTCGGGTCCGGGCCGACGATGAGCTACTCCACCAGCGTGGAATGGATATGCAGATCGCCCAGTATCGTCTTGTGAACGGGGCATTTGTCGGCAATTTCCATCAGCCGCGCGCGCTGTTCTTCGGTCAGATCACCCGATAGCTCTATCGCGCGGTCGATCACCTGGATCGGGCTGCCGTCCTTGTCGCAGTCGAGGCAATCTTCGGCGTGGTCACGGCTGTGCTCAAGCTCGATCCGCACGCTGTCGAGCGGCCATTTCTTGCGTTCCGCATACATCTGGATCGTCATGCTGGTGCATGTGCCCAGTGCGGAAAGAAGCAGGTCGTAAGGCGTCGGCCCATGGTCGGAGCCGCCATAGCTGACGGGCTCGTCCGCGATGAACTCGTGACTGGCGGTGCGGACCCATTGCGCGAACTTTCCGCCTGCCGTGGACACCTCGACCGTGCCGCCGAAGGGTTCGCGCGGCTCTGCCGGCAGGTCCGCCAGATAGGGCGCGGCCCATGCAGCAATGAGATTGGCGGCGTTCTCGGCAGCGCCGACTTCGGTCAGCAAGTGGTCGGCATTGTCCAGCGAGAGGAAACTCTTGGGATGCTTCGCCGCCTCGAAAATTAAGCGCGCATTCTCGATGCCCACGACCTCGTCTTGCGGGCAGTGCATCACCAGCAGCGCCTTGCCCAGATTGGCGATGCGCTTTGCCTGCGGCTGGTCGCGGCCCTGTTCCAGAAAGCCGCGCGCGATGCGGAATTTGCGACCCGCCAGCGTCACCTCCCCCTCGCCCGCTTCTTCGATCTCGGCAATGGCATCGCCGAAATGTTCAAAGACATGCTCTGCATCGAAAGGTGCGTTGAGCGTGACGACGCCGCGTGCCTGCGGCACATGCTCGGCCGCGGCCAGCACGGCAGCACCGCCCAGCGAGTGACCGATCAGCAGCAGCGGCGGCAGACCGCGCGCATCCAGCGCTTCTGCGGCAGCGGTCAGGTCTTCGACATTGGTGGCAAAGCCCGCATTGGCGAAGTCGCCATCGCTGCCGCCAAGCCCTGTAAAATCGAAGCGCAGCACGGCGATGCCCTTGGCCGCCAGCGCGCTGGCAATGCGCGTGGCGGCGTGGCTCTGCTTGGTGCAGGTGAAGCAATGTGCGAACACGGCGGCGGCCTTAGCCTTTACGTTAAGCGGCAGCTCCAGCCGCCCGTCCAGAATATGGCCGTGCTTGCCGGTGAAGGTGAATTTTTCGGTCGCGATCATGCGCTTGTCCTGCCCTGTCCTACATCGCCTCATCGCTGTAACGCGCCGGGTGATGACTATGTTTCGCTTCGTCTCGATTTCGCTGCCGGTCGCCTCCGGGTTGCAGCCACTTTTGCGCCCGAAGGTTTTTGCCTTCAGGACAGTGCTCCATGTGCTCCAGGTTAGCCATCCTCGCATGGGCAAATCGGCGTTTGCGCCCTTGCCCGCGCGGCGCTCTATCGCCATAGGCGGCGGCAACAGCTTCACCCCCTTGAAAGGCCGCATCCCATGAAAGTCCGCATCCATGTCAGCCTGAAGCCCGGCGTGCTCGACCCGCAAGGCCGCGCCGTCCACCATGCGCTGGAAGGTCTGGGCTATGAAGGCGTGAACGATGTGCGGATCGGGCGCCTGGTGGAGCTGGACGTGGCCGACGACACCAGCGATGCTGCGCTCGAAGCCATGTGCGAGGAGCTGCTCGCCAACATGGTGATCGAGAACTACCGCATCGAGAAGGTGCAGCCGTGAAGACCGCCGTCGTCACCTTCCCCGGCTCCAATTGCGACCGCGACATGCAGGTCGCGCTGCGCGAGGTGTCGGGGCGCGATCCGGTGCGCGTCTGGCACGGCGATGCCGACCTGCCCGATGGGCTGGACTTCATCGCCCTTCCCGGCGGCTTCTCCTATGGCGACTACCTGCGCAGCGGGGCGATGGCAGCCAACAGCCCGATCATGCGCTCGGTCGTGAAAGCCGCAGAGCGCGGCGTGCCGGTGCTGGGCGTATGCAACGGCTTCCAGGTGCTGACCGAAAGCGGCCTCTTGCCGGGCGCACTGATGCGCAATGCGGGCCAGACCTTCATCTGCCGCACGGTGGAGCTGGTGGTGGAGAATGCGCAGAGCATGTTCACCCGCAGTTACGAGGCGGGCGAGACGGTCCGCATCCCCGTCGCCCATCACGATGGCAACTACTTCGCCGATGACGTGACGCTCGACCGCTTGGAAGGCGAAGGCCGCGTGGCGTTCCGCTATAGCGAGAACTGCAACGGCTCACAGCGCGATATCGCTGGTGTGCTGAATGCGAAGGGCAATGTGCTCGGCATGATGCCCCATCCCGAACGCGCCATCGAAGACGTGCAAGGCGGTAGCGACGGCCGCCGCCTGTTCGAAAGCGTGCTGGGGATGCTTGAAAGGGTGTAAAAGCGCTGTCCTACAAAGATCGGCAGGCGTCACAGCGAGCCCGCTCTTTGACAGTCATCGCTATCTGACACCCGATCGCGAGCGAAGCGAGGGCTAGCCTGTCCTGAGCCTGCCGAAGGGGCCGACCGCCCGCCCGCAGCGGGCACGCAGCGAAGGGGAGTGCATCTAGCGAGGACGAAGGCGCGGATGCGCCTTCGCAAAACCAATCAAGCCGCCTGCCGCCCCTTAACCACCAGAGAACGCGCTTCCTGCGCAGGCATGGGTCGGCCGAAGTAGTAGCCCTGGATCTTGGTGCAGCCCAGCTCGCGGATCAGCGCGGCCTGCTCGGCGTCCTCCACCCCTTCGGCGGTGGTGCTCATGTCGAGACTATGCGCCATGGCCACCACCGCGCGGATGATGGCGAGGCTTTCCTGGCTGTCCTGCGCGGCGCCCTGCACGAAACTGCGGTCCACCTTGATGGTGGAGAAACGCAGCGTGCGCAGATAGCCGAGCGATGAATAGCCGGTGCCGAAATCGTCAAGCGCGATTGAGCAGCCCAGCGCCATGATCTCTTCCAGCGTCTGGCGCGCCGTGCGGCCATCGCGCAGGAACACGCTTTCGGTCACTTCCACTTCCAGCCTGTGCGCGGGCAACCCGGTTTCCGCCAATGCGCGCACGATTGTGCTCGCAAAAGCAGGCTCCAGCAATTGCTCGCCCGAGACATTGACGGCCACCTTGATCTCGTCCGGCCAGCGCGCCGCCTCGCGGCATGCCTCGCGCAGCACCCAGTCGCCAACGGGCACGATCAGGCGCGTGTCTTCGGCCAGCGGGATGAACTTGGCGGGGCTGACCGGCCCATGCTCCTTGCTGTTCCAGCGCAGCAGCGCCTCGAAACTGACGATGTGCTCGCTGCGCGCATCGACCACCGGCTGGAAATGCAGCTCCATCTCGTCATTAGCGATGGCGTGGCGCAGCGCCCCTTCCAGCTTGCGGCGTTCCTCCGCATGGGCGTGGAGAGCAGGCATGTACTGGAAGTGCGAATTGCCGCCTTCATCCTTGGCCTTGTAAAGCGCGAGGTCGGCATTGCGCATGAGCATCTCCACCGACTGCCCGTCGCGCGGACCGATGGCCGAGCCGATGCTGGCACCGATGAAAAGCGTGTGCGCGTCGATTTTGTAGGGCTGCGAGAGGGTTTCGATCACCAGTCCGGACAGGTGATCGATCCGCTGGCGATCTGCCGCATCGCGAATGACGATGGCAAACTCGTCTCCGCCCAGACGGCCGACCTGCTCGCCCTCGCCCACCACGGCGGCAAGGCGGCTGGAGACTTCGGCCAAGAGCTTGTCGCCCAGCTGGTGGCCGAGCGAATCGTTGACCGCCTTGAACCGGTCCAGATCGATCATCAGGAAAGCGCAGCGCGTCTTCCATTGCTCGGCATATTGCAGCCCGTCACCCAGCGCCTCGGTCAGCATCAGGCGATTGGGAAGGCCGGTCAGCGTGTCGTAACGGGCGAGATAGGCGATCTTGTCGTCACGGTCGCGCTGTTCGGTCACATCGGACCCCACGCCGCGGAAGCCGATAAAGGCGCCTTCCTCATTGTGCATGGGGCTGCCGGAGAGCTCCCACCAGCCGCGCTTGCCGGCCATGTCGACCTGCACCAGAAGGTTGGAGAAATGCTCGCGCCGCTTCAGCTTTTCGGCAAGCTCGTGCAGGCTGGGCGGGAAATCGCCGCTATCCCAATAGGTTCCCGCAATCACCCTTACGAAGCTCTGGCCCTCCAGCGCATCGGGCTCGGCTCCCAGCGCGAAGGCGAAGCGCGGCGATGCGGAGCGGATGCGGCGATGGGTATCGACCTGCCACAGCCAGTCGGACGCCTTCTCCTCATATTCGCGCAGCAAAAGCGAGACGACCTCGTCCTTCTCGGCCACTCCCGCCTCTGCAATCTTTGCCGACAGGTATGTGCGCGCCGACTGGAAAGAGGCGGTGACGATGGCCAGCGTATAGGCACCGCTCGCAATGGCGAAAGCGATGTTGCCCGTGGCGAGGAAGGACAGCGCGCCGGTAAAGCCAACCACCAGGTCGAACATGATCGCGGCCACAGGCGCGCTCGCCATGGAAGCGGCGCTTCCGGCCATCAGCATCGCGATCAGCGCCCAGAGCGCGTAATGATCGGTAGTACTGCCCTGCGGCACGAAGAAGATGAGCGCCAGCACCCATGGAAGGGTGCATCCGAACACACTGGCAGCTTGACGGGTGAACTCGCTACGCTGGAGGCCGCGCCGCTCGACATCGATCAGCGCCTTGTCCATGCGGGTCGCGTTCCAGACGGCGAGGATGACGCCGAGCAGCCAAGTCACCAAGATCCATGTGGCGATATCACCCGCATAGAGCGTGACGGCGAGCATGGCGGCAAGGCCATGCGCGGCAATGCGCGTGACGGAAACCTTGTGAAGTTCGGCATATTGGAGAGCGCGCAACCGGCTCCAGTCGCCCTCACCGGGGTCGCGAAGGCCGATCACCTGCAATGCGCTTAGCCGCAAAGGCAGGCTCGGAAGGCCGGAATGCTTGTCGCTCACCCGGACGCGGTAGCCGCACAATGGTTATCGCGGGGTAAAGCGCAGCTCCGGTTTCTCGATAAAGTCGAAATTTATTCGACGGTTACAGACTTTGCCAGATTGCGCGGCTGGTCCACATCCGTGCCCTTCGCCACGGCGACGTGATAGGCCAGCAGCTGCACCGGCACGGCATAGACGAGCGGCGCAATCAGCGGGTGCACCTTGGGCATTTCGATGACCGCCATGCAATCCTCGCCCGCCTGCTCGATACCTTGCTTGTCGGAAATCAGCACGACCTTGCCTCCGCGCGCCTGCACTTCCTGCATGTTCGAGACCGTTTTCTCGAACAGCGGACCGGATGGGGCGAGCACGATCACCGGCACCTTGTCGTCGATGAGCGCGATGGGGCCGTGCTTCATCTCGCCGCTCGCATAGCCTTCGGCGTGGATGTAGCTGATTTCCTTCAGTTTGAGCGCGCCTTCCAGCGCCAGCGGGAAATCGGCCCCACGGCCCAGATACAGCACGTCGCGCGCCGGCGCGATCAGATGTGCCATTTCGGCAATCTCTTCATCATGGTCGAGCGCCGCGTTGAGGCAGGCCGGAGCCTCAAGCAGATGTTCGACGATGATGGCTTCCTCGTTGCGGTTGAGCAGGCCTTTCTTCACCGCGAAATGCGCCGCCAGTGCCGCCAGCACGGCAAGCTGACAGGTGAACGCCTTGGTCGAGGCGACGCCGATTTCTGGCCCGGCATGAGTGGGCAGCAGCAGGTCGCTTTCGCGCGCCATGGAACTGGTGGGCACGTTGACGACACTGGCGATCACCTGCCCCTGTTTCTTGCAGTGCTGCAGCGCGGCGAGCGTATCGGCAGTCTCGCCGCTCTGGCTGATGAACAGCGCCAGCCCGCCCTTGGGCAGGATCGGCTCGCGGTAACGGAACTCGGACGCAAAATCGATATCGACTGGCACGCGAGCGAATTGCTCGAACCAGTATTTTGCCACGAGACCGGCGTAGTAGGACGTACCGCAAGCAACGATGGTAATCCGGTCGATGGCGGTGATGTCGAAATCGATCTGCGGCAGGGCCACGCGCTGTTCGCCAGGGCGCAGATAGCTGCGCAGCGTTTGCGCGACGACGGTTGGCTGCTCGAAAATCTCCTTCTGCATGAAGTGGCGATACTTGCCCTTCTCGATGGCGGATGCGGACGCGCCCGACGTCGTGATCTCTCGCTCTACGATTGTGCCATCGGCGTCGTGGATTTCGGCGCTGTCGCGTGTGATGACGACCCAATCGCCTTCTTCGAGATAGGCGATCTGCTGCGTCAGAGGCGCAAGCGCGAGCGCATCGGAGCCGAGGAACATCTCGCCCTCGCCATAGCCGACCACCAGCGGGGAGCCGAGCCGCGCGCCGATCAGCATGTCTGGATGGTCGCGGAAGGTGATGGCGAGCGCGAAGGCACCGCGTAGGCGCGGCAGCACTGTCTGCACCGCTTCTTGCGGCGTCATGCCTTCTTCGATCCGGCGCGACAGCAGGTGCGTCACCACCTCGGTATCGGTCTGGCTCTCGAAGGTGCGCCCATCGGCGCGCAGCTCGTCGCGCAATTCCTTGAAATTTTCGATGATGCCGTTGTGTACCACGGCAACATGCTCGGTCGCATGGGGGTGCGCGTTCTGCTGCGTCGGCGCGCCATGCGTGGCCCAGCGCGTATGCGCGATTCCGGTATGGCCGGGGGCCGGATTTTTCGCCAGCTCCTCGACCAGATTGTTGAGCTTGCCTTCAGCGCGGCGACGCTGGAGCTGGCCGTCATGCACCGTGCACACGCCAGCGCTATCATAACCGCGATATTCCATGCGGCGCAGCCCGTCGATCAGACGCGCCGCGACATCGCGTTCACCCACAATTCCGATAATTCCGCACATAAAATCTGGCCCTTACTCCCGCGTCAGTGCGGAAAATTCTTGTCGACGAACATATGGGTGAATTGCACCGGTTCCGGCTCGGTTCCATTCTGCTCTATGAACTTCAGGCGGCCCTTGGTCCAGAATTCCCGGATCGCCGCGTCCATGCCATCGGGAAACTGCATTCGCGAGCGCACGATCTCGCGCCAGCTGCCTTCGGCCTCGAATGTCGCGCGGAAAAACGGCTCTGCCTCTACCAGCCAGGCTTGGTTTGCCTCGTCCAGATGGCCGATCGTATCGAGCACGTAGGAATCGAGCAGCCGGAGGAAAGGCTTGCCTTCGTAGCGGTCGGTCACTTCTTTTCCGCCGCCTTTTTCTTCTTCATCGTGTCGTGGAAACGGTCTGCCCAGCCAGGCTTCACCATCTGGTCGGCGCGCACCATGCGCAATTCGCCCTCGCCCACATCGCGGCTGACGGCGCTGCCTGCCGCCACAATGGCATCCGCGCCGATAGTGACGGGCGCGATCAGGGATGAGTTGGAACCGATGAAGGCGCGCGGGCCGATGGTCGTCTTGTGCTTGAAATAGCCATCGTAATTGCAGGTGATGGTGCCAGCGCCGATATTCGCGCCCGCACCGACCGTGGCATCGCCCAAATAGGTGAGGTGGCTTGCTTTCGCCCCCTCGCCCAAGGTGGCCTTTTTCATCTCGACGAAATTGCCGATCTTGCTGTCCTTCTCCATCACGGAGCCGGGACGCAGGCGCGCATAGGGGCCGACATCGGCATTCTCGCCGACGCGCGCACCTTCCAGATGGCTGAATGCCTTGATCGTCGCTCCTGCCGCCACGCTGACGCCTGGGCCGAAGACGACGTTCGGCTCGATCACCACGTCGGCGGCGATGGCGGTGTCGTAGCTGAAGAAAACGGTTTCAGGCGCGCGCAGCGTTGCGCCGCCTTCCATGACTTCCCCACGCTTGTAGGCCTGCCATTGCGCCTCGGCGGCCGCTAGTTCTGCGCGGCTATTGATGCCTGCCACCTCATCCGCGCTGTCGCAGGAAACCACCGCGCACGACCGGCCATCGGCGATGGCGATATTGACGATATCGGGCAGGTAGTATTCCGCCTGCGCGTTCTCGTTCTTGACGCGGGCGAGCAGCGCGAACAGGTCTTCGGAGCGAGCGGCAAGCAGGCCGGAATTGCACATGCGGCAGGCACGCTCGTCCTCCGTCGCGTCCTTGTACTCGACCATCTTGAGGATGCGACCCTGCTGGCTGACCACGCGGCCATAGCGCAGCGGATCGTCGGGTTCGAAGCCAAGCACCACGGCGGCAGGGGCATCGTCGCCGCGCAGCCGCTCGATCATCGCCTGCATGGTAGATGCCTTCACGAAGGGCACATCACCATAAAGCACCAGCACATCGCCCTCGAACCCGCTCAGCGCCTCCTCGGCCTGCTGCACAGCATGGCCGGTGCCCAGCTGCGGTTCCTGCACGGCGAAGGCGACACGACTCGCGAGTCGCTCTTCCAGCTGCTCGCGCGATTCGCCCACGATGGTCACGAGCTTTTGCGGCCCTAGTTCCTCAACCGATGACAGCAAATGTTCGATCATCGATCGGCCCGCAACTTCGTGCAGCACCTTGTGCAGGCTGCTTTTCATGCGGGTGCCCTTGCCCGCGGCAAGGATGATGGCGGCGATCGGTCGGTTGCTCATGGTGAGCGCCCATGGCAGCAAATGATTGCAGTTTCCAGATGCTCGCCCCACATGGCGCGGCCATGACCGATTTTCCTTTCGACATCGTCCTTTTCGACCTCGACGGCACGCTGGTCGATTCCGCGCTCGATCTTGGCCCCGCCATCAACGTGGCGCTGGCCGCGGAGGGGCGGCGCAGCGTGCCGCTGGCGGAAATCCGCCAGCTCATCGGCGGCGGTGCTGGCATCATGCTGGAACGCGCGCTGGAAGCCACCGGCGGGGCTGTGAGCGAGGCACGCTTCGACGAACTGCTCGAAGTCGTGCTGGAACAATACTGGGCGCATATCGCTGACAATACCGTGCTTTATGACGGCGTGCTGCAGGCGCTGGACGAGCTGGCGTCGCGCGGCTGCACCCTAGCGGTCTGCACCAACAAAGCCGAAGAACCCGCGCGCGAATTGCTCGGCAAGCTCGGCATCGCGCAGAGGTTTGCCGCGATCTATGGCGGCGATACGCTGGGGCGCGAGAATGCCAAGCCCGCGCCGGACATGCTGCTTGCCGCCATCGCCGATTGCGGCGGCGGCCGCGCGGCGATGGTGGGCGATACGACATACGATGTGCGCGCGGCCAAAGCTGCGGAGATACCGGTCGTGGTCTTCACCGGCGGCTATCTCGATGCGGTGCCGGAGGAGATCGGGGCAGATGCGCTGATGCCGCATTTTACCGAATTGCCCTCGGCGCTCGATGGGCTGGCGGTGTATTGACTTTGTAACACAGCGCGCTAGTCTCCTGCCCCGGGACAATAAGGGGGAGAACCTCGCACATGTATAGCGAACAGGATTTGCGCGACGCCGTAGCTGGCGGGGCCATCACCGAAGACGCGGCGCAATCGCTGCGGGCGCATGTCGCGCAAATGCGGCAGATGCCCATCACCGATGAGGAAAACTTCCGCCTTATCAATTCCTTCAACGATATTTTCGTCGCCATCGGGGTGGTCATCATGCTGCTTGCGGTAGGCGCGATCGGGCAGGCGATTGCCGGGGCAGTGGTTCCGTTGCCGGATTATCCTGGGTTCGTCGAAGCCACTGAAGAGCAATGGCGCGCTTACCAGAACGCGGACGAAAGCCGCGTCTTCCTCACTTTCGTTTTCGGTGGTGGCATGGTGGCCGCGACCGCGTGGATACTTGCCGAGTTTTTCACCAAGCGTCGCCGCATGGCCCTGCCAAGCATCATCCTCCTGCTCGCATTTGTGGGCGGCCTATTCTTCGCTGTGTTCGGCGGCGCCGTGATGGCTTTGACTGGCGGTGACATGTCAGGCGACCCGGGTGAGCGCACGATCGCGATTATCGCAGCGCTTGGCGCGTTGACAGCTGCCGGCGGCGCATTCCTTCACTGGAAACGCTTCATGGTGCCGATCACCATCGCCGCCGGTGCAGCGGCGCTCGCAGGCACGGTTATCGCGCTCTTGCTCGCCGCCATCGGGCCTGGAACCGACAATGCCGAGACCGTCCTGTGGTCGCTCGTCTTCGTCGCGGGGCTGGCCGTTTTTGCCTTCGCCATGCGCTGGGACATCAGCGACCGCGAACGCAAGACACGCCGCGCGGATGTTGCCTTCTGGCTGCACCTTCTCGCCGCGCCGATGATAGCGCACCCGATCTTCGCGCTGATCGGCGTGATGGACAACGACATGCTCGGCGTCGGCTCGGCTATCGGTGTGCTGGCGGTATATGTGGTGTTCGGCCTGGTGGCTCTCGCCATCGACCGGCGCGCATTGCTGGTGTCCGCACTGATCTATGTGCTGATCGCGCTGACATTCCTGTTCGACCGCTTCGGCGCTGTCGAGCTGACCTTCGCTCTGACCGCGCTGGTGATCGGATCGGCCCTGCTGACATTGTCGGCCTTCTGGACCACGATCCGCGAGAAGCTGGTGCTGGCCCTGCCCGGCGACGTGCAGGCGCGGCTGCCCGTCGTCGGTCCGCTGGCTCAGCCCGCCTAACCAAGCGCGACATATCCGCCAAAAGTGTCGGGCGGCTATCCGAAGCGCGATGCGCCACCTGATAGCCGCCCGAACTGTTTAAGCTTTCAAGAAATCAGCTACCGACCAGCTTCACCAATCGCCGCTCCACGGGCGCTAGCACGCCTGCCAGCTCATGCCCGCGCTTCAGCACCTGTCCGTGTTCGCCGAAGAGCGCCCACATGCCTTGTCGCTGGCGCAGAGACGGGCGTTTTTCAAGCCGCATCTGCGGAACCTCCGCTGCGCGCCGGAATGCTGCGAAGGTGGCGCAGTCGCGCGTGAAATCCATCGCATAATCGCGCCATTCGCCCGCCGCGACCATACGGCCGTAGAGGTCGAGGATGCGCGTCAGCTCCAGCCGATCAAAGCCCACCTGCTGCGGCGGGCGCTGGCCGGGAAATGCCACGATATTGGGAGCGCCGCCTTTCGCGCCATTACCGCCTCGCTGCATCAGCGGCGTGTTCCCGCTTTGCGCGCGGGCACGCTGCCTGTTGCGGGCAAGCCTTTCTGCAAGGCTTCGAGCTGCTGGCGCAATTCGGCAATCTCGCCTTCCAGCTTCTCGATGCAATCACGCCCGACCTCGCGCGCCTCCTCGCACGGC
This sequence is a window from Aurantiacibacter gangjinensis. Protein-coding genes within it:
- the glmS gene encoding glutamine--fructose-6-phosphate transaminase (isomerizing); translated protein: MCGIIGIVGERDVAARLIDGLRRMEYRGYDSAGVCTVHDGQLQRRRAEGKLNNLVEELAKNPAPGHTGIAHTRWATHGAPTQQNAHPHATEHVAVVHNGIIENFKELRDELRADGRTFESQTDTEVVTHLLSRRIEEGMTPQEAVQTVLPRLRGAFALAITFRDHPDMLIGARLGSPLVVGYGEGEMFLGSDALALAPLTQQIAYLEEGDWVVITRDSAEIHDADGTIVEREITTSGASASAIEKGKYRHFMQKEIFEQPTVVAQTLRSYLRPGEQRVALPQIDFDITAIDRITIVACGTSYYAGLVAKYWFEQFARVPVDIDFASEFRYREPILPKGGLALFISQSGETADTLAALQHCKKQGQVIASVVNVPTSSMARESDLLLPTHAGPEIGVASTKAFTCQLAVLAALAAHFAVKKGLLNRNEEAIIVEHLLEAPACLNAALDHDEEIAEMAHLIAPARDVLYLGRGADFPLALEGALKLKEISYIHAEGYASGEMKHGPIALIDDKVPVIVLAPSGPLFEKTVSNMQEVQARGGKVVLISDKQGIEQAGEDCMAVIEMPKVHPLIAPLVYAVPVQLLAYHVAVAKGTDVDQPRNLAKSVTVE
- a CDS encoding HAD-IA family hydrolase, with amino-acid sequence MTDFPFDIVLFDLDGTLVDSALDLGPAINVALAAEGRRSVPLAEIRQLIGGGAGIMLERALEATGGAVSEARFDELLEVVLEQYWAHIADNTVLYDGVLQALDELASRGCTLAVCTNKAEEPARELLGKLGIAQRFAAIYGGDTLGRENAKPAPDMLLAAIADCGGGRAAMVGDTTYDVRAAKAAEIPVVVFTGGYLDAVPEEIGADALMPHFTELPSALDGLAVY
- a CDS encoding putative bifunctional diguanylate cyclase/phosphodiesterase gives rise to the protein MSDKHSGLPSLPLRLSALQVIGLRDPGEGDWSRLRALQYAELHKVSVTRIAAHGLAAMLAVTLYAGDIATWILVTWLLGVILAVWNATRMDKALIDVERRGLQRSEFTRQAASVFGCTLPWVLALIFFVPQGSTTDHYALWALIAMLMAGSAASMASAPVAAIMFDLVVGFTGALSFLATGNIAFAIASGAYTLAIVTASFQSARTYLSAKIAEAGVAEKDEVVSLLLREYEEKASDWLWQVDTHRRIRSASPRFAFALGAEPDALEGQSFVRVIAGTYWDSGDFPPSLHELAEKLKRREHFSNLLVQVDMAGKRGWWELSGSPMHNEEGAFIGFRGVGSDVTEQRDRDDKIAYLARYDTLTGLPNRLMLTEALGDGLQYAEQWKTRCAFLMIDLDRFKAVNDSLGHQLGDKLLAEVSSRLAAVVGEGEQVGRLGGDEFAIVIRDAADRQRIDHLSGLVIETLSQPYKIDAHTLFIGASIGSAIGPRDGQSVEMLMRNADLALYKAKDEGGNSHFQYMPALHAHAEERRKLEGALRHAIANDEMELHFQPVVDARSEHIVSFEALLRWNSKEHGPVSPAKFIPLAEDTRLIVPVGDWVLREACREAARWPDEIKVAVNVSGEQLLEPAFASTIVRALAETGLPAHRLEVEVTESVFLRDGRTARQTLEEIMALGCSIALDDFGTGYSSLGYLRTLRFSTIKVDRSFVQGAAQDSQESLAIIRAVVAMAHSLDMSTTAEGVEDAEQAALIRELGCTKIQGYYFGRPMPAQEARSLVVKGRQAA
- the purS gene encoding phosphoribosylformylglycinamidine synthase subunit PurS — translated: MKVRIHVSLKPGVLDPQGRAVHHALEGLGYEGVNDVRIGRLVELDVADDTSDAALEAMCEELLANMVIENYRIEKVQP
- a CDS encoding DUF2794 domain-containing protein; the protein is MQRGGNGAKGGAPNIVAFPGQRPPQQVGFDRLELTRILDLYGRMVAAGEWRDYAMDFTRDCATFAAFRRAAEVPQMRLEKRPSLRQRQGMWALFGEHGQVLKRGHELAGVLAPVERRLVKLVGS
- a CDS encoding bifunctional alpha/beta hydrolase/OsmC family protein, with translation MIATEKFTFTGKHGHILDGRLELPLNVKAKAAAVFAHCFTCTKQSHAATRIASALAAKGIAVLRFDFTGLGGSDGDFANAGFATNVEDLTAAAEALDARGLPPLLLIGHSLGGAAVLAAAEHVPQARGVVTLNAPFDAEHVFEHFGDAIAEIEEAGEGEVTLAGRKFRIARGFLEQGRDQPQAKRIANLGKALLVMHCPQDEVVGIENARLIFEAAKHPKSFLSLDNADHLLTEVGAAENAANLIAAWAAPYLADLPAEPREPFGGTVEVSTAGGKFAQWVRTASHEFIADEPVSYGGSDHGPTPYDLLLSALGTCTSMTIQMYAERKKWPLDSVRIELEHSRDHAEDCLDCDKDGSPIQVIDRAIELSGDLTEEQRARLMEIADKCPVHKTILGDLHIHSTLVE
- the glmU gene encoding bifunctional UDP-N-acetylglucosamine diphosphorylase/glucosamine-1-phosphate N-acetyltransferase GlmU, with the protein product MSNRPIAAIILAAGKGTRMKSSLHKVLHEVAGRSMIEHLLSSVEELGPQKLVTIVGESREQLEERLASRVAFAVQEPQLGTGHAVQQAEEALSGFEGDVLVLYGDVPFVKASTMQAMIERLRGDDAPAAVVLGFEPDDPLRYGRVVSQQGRILKMVEYKDATEDERACRMCNSGLLAARSEDLFALLARVKNENAQAEYYLPDIVNIAIADGRSCAVVSCDSADEVAGINSRAELAAAEAQWQAYKRGEVMEGGATLRAPETVFFSYDTAIAADVVIEPNVVFGPGVSVAAGATIKAFSHLEGARVGENADVGPYARLRPGSVMEKDSKIGNFVEMKKATLGEGAKASHLTYLGDATVGAGANIGAGTITCNYDGYFKHKTTIGPRAFIGSNSSLIAPVTIGADAIVAAGSAVSRDVGEGELRMVRADQMVKPGWADRFHDTMKKKKAAEKK
- the purQ gene encoding phosphoribosylformylglycinamidine synthase subunit PurQ, whose translation is MKTAVVTFPGSNCDRDMQVALREVSGRDPVRVWHGDADLPDGLDFIALPGGFSYGDYLRSGAMAANSPIMRSVVKAAERGVPVLGVCNGFQVLTESGLLPGALMRNAGQTFICRTVELVVENAQSMFTRSYEAGETVRIPVAHHDGNYFADDVTLDRLEGEGRVAFRYSENCNGSQRDIAGVLNAKGNVLGMMPHPERAIEDVQGGSDGRRLFESVLGMLERV